In the Opitutia bacterium genome, one interval contains:
- a CDS encoding helix-turn-helix domain-containing protein, producing MRRPDHHNEIELNLLTKGNVSYLLGGRKVQLDAGSLNVFWAAIPHQIVDFAKETSYFVATIPLAWFLQCKLTDRFVQPLLRGEVLTEKLGARERHDQDLFAQWEQDLQQPDDDVRHVVMLEMEARLRRMIGALPLAVGSAGPKAKARATSLQGGELNKVEQIACVIAQRYTEQLTVTEIGRSVGLHPNYAMGLFKKAFGTTLLDYLMHHRISHAQRLLATTDDKIVEVAFASGFNSISRFNETFRRACGCTPREYRLQHALHEGTKK from the coding sequence ATGCGGCGGCCGGATCACCACAACGAGATCGAACTGAACCTCCTCACCAAGGGCAACGTCAGCTACCTGCTCGGCGGGCGGAAGGTGCAGCTCGACGCCGGTTCGCTCAACGTGTTCTGGGCGGCGATTCCGCACCAGATCGTCGATTTCGCGAAGGAGACCTCGTATTTCGTGGCGACGATTCCGCTCGCGTGGTTCCTGCAGTGCAAACTCACGGACCGCTTCGTGCAGCCACTGCTGCGCGGCGAGGTGCTGACCGAAAAACTCGGCGCGCGCGAGCGCCACGATCAGGATCTCTTCGCCCAATGGGAACAGGATCTCCAGCAGCCCGACGACGACGTGCGTCACGTCGTCATGCTCGAGATGGAAGCCCGCCTGCGGCGCATGATCGGGGCGCTGCCGCTTGCGGTCGGCTCGGCTGGTCCGAAAGCCAAGGCGCGCGCCACCAGCCTGCAAGGCGGTGAACTCAACAAGGTCGAGCAGATCGCCTGCGTGATCGCCCAGCGCTACACCGAACAACTCACGGTGACGGAAATCGGTCGCAGCGTGGGCCTGCATCCCAACTACGCGATGGGCCTGTTCAAGAAGGCGTTTGGGACGACGCTGCTCGATTACCTCATGCACCACCGCATCTCGCATGCGCAGCGCCTGCTCGCGACGACCGACGACAAGATCGTCGAGGTCGCGTTCGCCTCGGGTTTCAACTCCATCAGCCGCTTCAACGAAACGTTCCGCCGCGCGTGCGGCTGCACGCCGCGCGAGTATCGCCTGCAGCACGCGCTGCACGAGGGAACGAAGAAATGA
- a CDS encoding prolyl oligopeptidase family serine peptidase: MKLRLAALLLFSAALTLTRGQEFAPTGITNANRVPETALPPPVVPDAARFNDYFEPLRTEHAAISPDGRYLAFSIREDSKLYVVTADLNQPDAARAKILVADDATSTPAQIAHQFEPTPARILWMSWSTPTRLVIQTNRVTDTAIGFPPRWISASGALFGLDFDGRNAGQLVGPRDLAESQLSLPKSTLVDRFTVQRDDTSFEQRVNTPDRPAATDTSGGKFGNDLSPTTNPEVNSAPDAAASSLTERPGKEPRSLRTLRRDPLHPDAVHLLATGAGETRSLQLLSVNSTTGKLTVVNSDRVRADQDFLLDQQGFMRLTIPNSMLSKFPFRYDYLGAKAEGAGKPLAAALGFGEFAISPQNYFGERELPLGFDSTGDVLFYASNRGRNTFAVYGRHLSNGQPANVAFESPHFDLIGAPADAFPPDTLVFDPHTQEFAGIRYDAAMRTTAWLKPEWREVQATLEKKFPGHAVDILDWDAAGRRFIIATQSPADAGAFYVFDRERSQLSQFARRAPWLDAQHTFATIPWRYERADGTPITGLVTVPTSARIKPFPMVIVCPDVPWQHVSSNFRTEIQALTDMGFAVVQFNGRGAWGLGVKHRDALRAGYDLVQVDDILTTIDELEKRFQVNPKRVALFGRGHGGFIALRALQDHPERFRCAVALDAPIDLAGWIREQYWTEGAAFPQLVRGAFGDEARLAATPLKSHPEKIKKPILVLSYPGREGELRRGQYLAARAFAAAAEKNTDVTFGDLPTDYARGLPRARAGSFSKVEEFLNLHVYSYNVKPGDIREVKEPAK, encoded by the coding sequence ATGAAACTACGGCTCGCAGCCCTGCTTCTGTTTTCAGCCGCGCTTACCCTCACCCGCGGCCAGGAATTTGCCCCCACCGGCATCACCAATGCCAACCGGGTGCCCGAGACGGCGCTGCCGCCGCCCGTCGTGCCTGACGCTGCCCGCTTCAACGACTACTTCGAACCGCTCCGCACGGAACACGCCGCGATTTCACCCGACGGCCGCTACCTTGCCTTTTCGATCCGCGAGGACAGCAAGCTCTACGTCGTCACCGCCGACTTGAACCAGCCCGACGCCGCGCGCGCCAAAATCCTGGTCGCCGACGACGCGACTTCGACCCCGGCGCAGATCGCGCATCAATTCGAGCCGACGCCAGCGCGCATCCTCTGGATGTCGTGGTCCACGCCGACGCGCCTGGTGATCCAGACCAATCGCGTGACCGACACCGCCATCGGCTTCCCGCCTCGCTGGATCAGTGCGTCCGGCGCCCTCTTCGGCCTCGACTTCGACGGCCGGAACGCCGGCCAGCTGGTCGGTCCGCGCGACCTCGCAGAGAGCCAACTCTCGCTCCCCAAGTCGACGCTCGTCGACCGCTTCACCGTGCAACGCGACGACACCTCGTTCGAACAACGGGTGAACACGCCCGACCGTCCCGCCGCGACCGACACCTCCGGCGGCAAATTCGGCAACGATCTCTCGCCGACCACTAACCCCGAAGTCAACTCGGCTCCCGATGCGGCCGCGTCGTCCCTCACCGAACGCCCCGGCAAGGAACCGCGCTCGCTGCGCACGCTCCGCCGCGATCCGCTGCACCCGGACGCCGTGCATCTCCTCGCAACCGGCGCGGGAGAGACGCGTTCGCTCCAGCTTCTCTCGGTCAACTCCACGACCGGCAAACTGACCGTCGTGAACAGCGACCGCGTCCGCGCCGACCAGGACTTCCTCCTCGATCAACAAGGCTTCATGCGCCTCACGATCCCGAACTCGATGCTCTCGAAGTTTCCGTTCCGCTACGACTACCTCGGCGCGAAGGCGGAAGGCGCAGGCAAGCCGCTCGCTGCCGCCCTCGGTTTCGGCGAATTCGCGATCTCGCCACAGAATTATTTCGGCGAACGCGAACTGCCGCTCGGCTTCGACTCGACGGGCGACGTGCTCTTCTACGCCTCCAACCGCGGCCGCAACACCTTCGCCGTCTACGGCCGCCATCTCAGCAACGGCCAGCCGGCCAACGTCGCGTTCGAGAGCCCGCACTTCGATCTGATCGGCGCTCCCGCCGACGCGTTTCCGCCGGACACGCTCGTGTTCGATCCGCACACGCAGGAATTCGCCGGCATCCGCTACGATGCCGCCATGCGCACCACCGCCTGGCTCAAACCCGAGTGGCGCGAAGTGCAGGCCACGCTGGAAAAGAAATTCCCCGGCCACGCGGTCGACATTCTCGATTGGGATGCCGCCGGCCGCCGCTTCATCATCGCGACGCAGAGTCCGGCCGACGCCGGCGCGTTCTACGTTTTCGACCGCGAGCGCAGCCAGCTCTCCCAATTCGCGCGCCGCGCCCCGTGGCTCGACGCGCAGCACACCTTCGCGACGATTCCGTGGCGTTACGAACGCGCCGACGGCACACCGATCACGGGACTCGTCACCGTTCCGACCAGCGCACGCATCAAGCCGTTTCCCATGGTCATCGTCTGCCCCGATGTGCCGTGGCAGCACGTGAGCTCGAATTTCCGCACGGAAATCCAGGCGCTCACCGACATGGGTTTCGCCGTCGTGCAATTCAACGGCCGCGGCGCGTGGGGGCTCGGCGTCAAGCACCGCGACGCACTCCGCGCCGGCTACGATCTCGTGCAGGTCGACGACATCCTCACCACCATCGACGAGCTGGAAAAACGCTTTCAGGTGAACCCGAAACGCGTCGCGCTCTTCGGCCGCGGACACGGCGGCTTCATCGCGTTGCGCGCCCTGCAGGATCATCCCGAGCGCTTCCGCTGCGCCGTCGCACTCGACGCGCCGATCGACCTCGCCGGCTGGATCCGCGAGCAATACTGGACCGAAGGCGCGGCGTTTCCACAACTCGTCCGCGGCGCCTTCGGCGACGAGGCGCGTCTGGCCGCGACACCGCTCAAGAGCCACCCGGAAAAAATCAAGAAGCCGATCCTCGTCCTCTCGTATCCGGGCCGCGAAGGCGAGTTGCGGCGCGGGCAATATCTCGCCGCGCGCGCCTTCGCCGCCGCGGCGGAAAAGAACACCGACGTCACCTTCGGCGACCTGCCGACCGACTACGCCCGCGGACTCCCGCGTGCGCGCGCCGGCTCGTTTTCGAAAGTCGAGGAGTTCCTCAACCTCCACGTCTACAGCTACAACGTGAAGCCCGGCGACATCCGCGAAGTGAAGGAGCCTGCGAAGTGA
- a CDS encoding TonB-dependent receptor: protein MLNLCVRFSRVLALAFATTLIAVSATAQTSATGTIRGNITNATNGQTLENVVLRITGGKQAISNSYGDYEFAGVPTGDVEIRASYVGEADIVATVNVAAGDIVRRDFVFREKAAQLQTNKDGTLELSPYVVNAERYRNAQATATAEERNAVNIKSVVATDQFGYIPSGNVGEFVKFLPGIQLDYGATGGNNQGFADNAANGISVRGFGPEDTAILIDGLPVSSTLPGNLTRQVGLDQLSINNAERIELIKVATPDMPANSVGGQINLITRNAFEYAKPTYSGRLFFNWNDMQSDMFKKTPGPVNKKTFKTTPGFDGSVSYPFSKTLGVSFTGAWNQEFSESWRAQPLWNNNQAANYQNGAFTNSAGQASSVANPVLTRYQITDSPMMTERRSGNFRVDWRPTPNQTIRANVQYSTYETAEANRRLDFRPTIANGATWDSSQVVGTTANSTTAMTVTTRDRIGDTLSGQLQYDANLWGFQINAAGSYSVSKSDYKDEENGHFSEVNFNLNPGRVALFGLDQGIPNQALTYTRSTNLPLDYTQLSNWAFDGTTAKSGEAHNERIIALYKVDVSRPLDFIPFLGSNSIVVQAGYRHDEDRNKKSGRGTGYRQILRPGASYTIADVVDDNYLGQSPGFGLAAQQWGSTYKLYEVNAAKNIFYVPDFDEATQTRVENYNSFVGQQKDLNETIDAWYGMATGRFFNNRLTIVGGARQERKGRVGHSPFTDPKWDYLRNSDGSIFTDATLAPNGVQMSAGNGVVENGVVLTQPTNRPLFASTAEGIALRQLLTSKGIAFPTVPYGPPTGNAVRDLRSRMLNFRPAREINQHITGDPSYSINAAYQLTKKIDLKVAYSRSFKMQALESGVAGGVVSGTNDFTITEYTSSESASNNGALGEIKVANPSLKPETSQNWDFEASYYTDAGGKLTASYYTKSITNQTMNFTTYSGSPTFAVVMGALGLDATDYDNWRLVTSTNSTSKQETSGWEFEVRQDLGILGQWGRRFSGFLSYSMTDFPTPETPAPYTLTNPNGTTVTITPSVNTVTLRSNRFGGAGLQYAGDRLSVQLRGTYKNDNEIGADRLSVNGQIFRKIQPAETRFDLNMSYLLSKHYSLFLSGRDIFNGERDQIWRHDGGALPDYASLADRRRFGVTWTFGVSGSW from the coding sequence ATGTTGAACCTTTGCGTCCGCTTCTCCCGCGTCCTCGCGCTGGCATTTGCCACCACGCTGATCGCCGTCTCCGCCACGGCCCAAACCTCCGCCACGGGCACGATTCGCGGTAACATTACCAATGCCACCAACGGCCAGACGCTGGAGAACGTCGTGCTGCGCATCACCGGCGGCAAGCAGGCCATCTCAAATTCCTATGGCGACTACGAGTTCGCCGGTGTGCCCACGGGCGACGTCGAGATTCGCGCCAGCTACGTCGGCGAGGCCGACATCGTCGCCACGGTGAACGTCGCCGCCGGCGACATCGTCCGCCGCGACTTCGTGTTCCGCGAGAAGGCTGCCCAGCTGCAAACCAACAAGGACGGCACCCTCGAACTCAGTCCCTACGTCGTGAACGCCGAGCGCTACCGCAACGCGCAGGCCACCGCCACCGCCGAGGAGCGCAACGCCGTCAACATCAAGAGCGTCGTCGCCACCGACCAGTTCGGCTACATCCCGAGCGGCAACGTCGGCGAGTTCGTCAAGTTTCTCCCCGGCATTCAGCTCGATTACGGCGCCACGGGCGGCAACAACCAAGGCTTCGCCGACAACGCGGCCAACGGCATCTCCGTCCGCGGCTTCGGACCCGAAGACACCGCCATCCTCATCGACGGCCTGCCGGTCTCCAGCACCCTCCCCGGCAATCTCACCCGCCAAGTCGGCCTCGACCAGCTCTCGATCAACAACGCCGAGCGCATCGAACTCATCAAGGTCGCCACGCCCGACATGCCCGCCAACTCCGTCGGCGGTCAGATCAATCTGATCACGCGCAATGCCTTCGAATACGCCAAGCCCACCTACAGCGGCCGCCTCTTCTTCAACTGGAACGACATGCAGTCCGACATGTTCAAGAAGACACCCGGTCCGGTGAACAAAAAGACGTTCAAGACCACTCCCGGTTTCGACGGCTCCGTTTCGTATCCGTTCAGCAAGACGCTCGGTGTTTCCTTCACCGGCGCCTGGAATCAGGAGTTCTCCGAGAGCTGGCGCGCCCAACCCCTCTGGAACAACAATCAGGCCGCGAACTACCAGAACGGCGCCTTCACCAATTCCGCCGGCCAAGCCAGCTCCGTCGCGAACCCGGTCCTCACGCGCTACCAAATCACCGACTCCCCGATGATGACCGAGCGCCGCTCGGGCAACTTCCGTGTCGATTGGCGCCCGACTCCCAATCAAACCATCCGCGCCAACGTTCAATACAGCACCTACGAAACGGCGGAAGCCAACCGCCGCCTCGACTTCCGCCCCACCATCGCCAACGGCGCGACGTGGGATAGCTCCCAAGTCGTCGGCACCACCGCCAACAGCACCACCGCGATGACCGTCACCACGCGCGACCGCATCGGCGACACCCTCAGCGGCCAGCTCCAATACGACGCCAACCTCTGGGGCTTCCAGATCAACGCCGCGGGCAGCTACTCCGTCTCGAAGAGCGACTACAAGGACGAGGAAAACGGCCACTTCTCCGAGGTGAACTTCAACCTCAACCCCGGCCGAGTCGCCCTCTTCGGCCTCGACCAAGGCATCCCGAATCAGGCCCTCACCTACACCCGCAGCACGAATCTGCCGCTGGACTATACGCAGCTGAGCAACTGGGCCTTCGACGGCACGACCGCCAAGTCCGGCGAGGCGCACAACGAGCGCATCATCGCACTCTACAAGGTCGACGTCTCCCGCCCCCTCGACTTCATTCCCTTCCTGGGCTCCAACAGCATCGTCGTCCAAGCCGGCTACCGCCACGACGAAGATCGCAACAAGAAGTCCGGCCGCGGCACCGGTTACCGCCAGATTCTCCGTCCGGGCGCCTCCTACACGATCGCCGACGTCGTCGACGACAACTATCTGGGCCAGAGCCCCGGCTTCGGCCTCGCCGCGCAGCAGTGGGGTTCGACCTACAAGCTCTACGAAGTCAACGCCGCCAAAAACATCTTCTACGTCCCCGACTTCGACGAGGCCACGCAGACCCGCGTCGAAAACTACAACAGTTTCGTCGGTCAGCAAAAGGACCTCAACGAAACCATCGATGCGTGGTATGGCATGGCCACCGGCCGCTTCTTCAACAATCGCCTGACGATTGTCGGCGGCGCGCGCCAGGAGCGCAAAGGCCGCGTCGGCCACAGCCCCTTCACCGACCCCAAGTGGGATTACCTGCGTAACTCCGACGGCTCCATCTTCACCGACGCGACTCTCGCGCCGAACGGCGTCCAGATGAGCGCCGGCAACGGTGTCGTCGAGAACGGCGTCGTTCTCACCCAGCCCACCAACCGCCCGCTCTTCGCCAGCACCGCCGAAGGCATCGCGCTCCGCCAGCTCCTCACCTCGAAGGGCATTGCGTTCCCGACCGTGCCCTACGGCCCGCCGACCGGCAACGCCGTGCGCGACCTCCGCTCCCGCATGCTGAACTTCCGCCCGGCTCGCGAAATCAACCAGCACATCACCGGCGATCCGTCCTACAGCATCAACGCCGCCTACCAGTTGACGAAGAAGATCGACCTCAAGGTCGCCTACTCCCGCTCCTTCAAGATGCAGGCGCTCGAGTCCGGCGTCGCCGGCGGCGTCGTCTCGGGCACGAACGACTTCACCATCACCGAATACACCAGCAGCGAATCCGCCTCGAACAACGGCGCGCTCGGCGAGATCAAGGTGGCCAATCCCTCGCTCAAGCCCGAAACCTCCCAGAACTGGGACTTCGAAGCCTCCTACTACACCGACGCCGGCGGCAAGCTCACCGCCAGCTACTACACGAAGTCCATCACGAACCAGACGATGAACTTCACCACCTACTCAGGCAGCCCCACATTCGCCGTGGTCATGGGCGCGCTCGGCCTCGACGCCACTGACTACGACAACTGGCGCCTCGTGACCTCCACCAACAGCACCTCCAAGCAGGAAACCTCCGGCTGGGAATTCGAAGTCCGCCAGGACCTCGGCATCCTCGGCCAATGGGGCCGCCGCTTCTCGGGCTTCCTGAGCTACTCGATGACCGACTTCCCCACTCCGGAGACGCCCGCGCCCTACACGCTGACGAACCCCAACGGCACCACCGTCACCATCACGCCGAGCGTCAACACGGTCACCTTGCGCTCCAACCGCTTCGGCGGTGCCGGTCTCCAATACGCCGGCGATCGCCTCTCCGTCCAGCTGCGCGGCACCTACAAGAACGACAACGAAATCGGCGCCGACCGCCTCAGCGTCAACGGCCAGATCTTCCGCAAGATCCAACCCGCCGAAACGCGCTTCGACCTCAACATGAGTTACCTCCTGAGCAAGCACTACAGCCTGTTCCTGAGCGGCCGCGACATCTTCAACGGCGAACGCGACCAAATCTGGCGTCACGACGGCGGCGCCCTGCCGGACTACGCTTCGCTCGCCGACCGCCGCCGCTTCGGCGTCACCTGGACCTTCGGCGTCAGCGGTTCCTGGTAA
- a CDS encoding DUF3826 domain-containing protein, protein MLARVLRPLAFAALLSLARAGDPPPPPPPELVQRAEKIVTTLHLDDTAKAIRVRDLVARQYEQLRGIHQLRDSGLKLAKESPDKAEAEKRRAEILAKTDAHLAALHAKYLAALAAELTPTQIDAVKDGMTYGVLPLTFRVYQEMLPNLTAEQKAQILAWLTEAREHAMDGSTSEEKHAWFGKYKGRINNYLAKAGYNMKEAEKNLTHPAAPTAK, encoded by the coding sequence ATGCTCGCCCGCGTTCTCCGCCCGCTCGCCTTCGCCGCCCTGCTCTCGCTCGCCCGCGCCGGCGACCCGCCGCCCCCGCCGCCGCCCGAGCTCGTGCAACGCGCCGAAAAAATCGTCACCACGCTCCACCTCGACGACACCGCGAAAGCCATCCGCGTCCGCGACCTCGTTGCCCGCCAATACGAGCAACTTCGCGGCATTCACCAGCTGCGCGACTCCGGCCTCAAGCTCGCGAAAGAGTCGCCCGACAAAGCCGAAGCCGAAAAGCGCCGCGCCGAAATCCTCGCCAAAACCGACGCGCACCTCGCCGCCCTCCACGCGAAATATCTCGCCGCCCTCGCCGCGGAACTCACGCCCACACAGATCGACGCCGTGAAAGACGGCATGACCTACGGCGTGCTGCCGCTCACCTTCCGCGTCTACCAGGAAATGTTGCCCAACCTCACCGCCGAACAGAAAGCGCAGATCCTTGCGTGGCTCACCGAAGCGCGCGAACACGCCATGGACGGCAGCACCTCCGAGGAGAAGCACGCCTGGTTCGGCAAATACAAGGGCCGCATCAACAATTACCTCGCGAAAGCCGGCTACAACATGAAGGAAGCCGAGAAGAATCTCACCCATCCCGCCGCGCCGACGGCCAAGTAA